ATCGGGTTTTCATATGGGCACAAACCTCGGCCGTAACAGTTGTTCGTGGTATTCACGCCGTTATGGCAGAGGCAAGCGAACGACTCGCCCACGCCGGAGAAGCCGCAAAATCCCCGCTCGCTTCGCAGTCCGTGCACGCCGCCGTAGAGTAAGAATAGTTGTACTGCACGGAGATCCCGAACCTCCATTTCGAGGGATCTCCACGGTCGTCTCCGAACCCGTATATGGCGCTGTAGGACGAGCACTGGAGCTTCGGAAGATCCAAAGCATAACTCGAGCCGAACCCGGTCGGCGATTGGTAGACACAGCAGGTGGACACCGGCGCGTTCTGCTGTAGCCCAATGCCGGTCACTCCTTTGCAAGAATACAGGCCCCGACAAACGCGAGAGCTCGAGCCGGTGGCGCACAGCTCCTGGTATGGATCGAACACGGGAGAGTTCGTGGAGCACCCGAGCAGCACAAAGATGTTGTCATCCATGACGCTGAACGGGCTGGCTCGATCCAGGCTGAAACTGCCGGAGTTCTGCATCGATTCGCAAGTCGACATGAGGGGGTCAGTGATGATCATTGTCCCGGTGGAGTAGTCGATCGAGGCCACGTCGTAAATCCCACTTCCGGTAGTGAACTCGAGCTTGCCGGTGGAGCTGCATCTCACGTTTCTAGCAAAGGCCGGGTGGCCACAACCGTAGCTGGTGCCAAATGGGTACTTCACGGGGATGGCGCCACACGTGTTGTGACAGGTGAAGTTCATCGGAATGGCAGGGATGGCCGCAAACACAGccggaagaaaaggaaacaagacCAAGAGATGCATGAAGAGCCATGTTACTGGAGGAGCTGACATGAGAGAAAAATGTGGGGGAGTTTGAATGTGAAATGGGTTTTAAGCAGTGAAGCAGATGGCTTGAGAGAGGTTTCTGGTTGAACAGGATGAAGGAGGTTCGCGTTTGAAATGGAAGCAGAAGGTGGTTGATTCAATCCTTTTCGGTGGagacaaatcaaatttcaaaacccTCCATGTTTCCTGCATAAAAAGCAGAGCCTGCTCTGGTAAGTGGGTTCTACCTAGGTGAAAGCGTCACGCGCTTTTGGTCAGGGACATATTGTGCAGAAGGGCAAAAGAAGTCAGCAGAAAATGGAAATGTTCTAGCTGGATGACATCGAAGCTGTCCTCAAATATAGAGCATGCGACAAATAATAATAGATGGTACTTAGATACAATAAGACcgcaaaaaaatgtttatgcaACAATGTTTTTGTCAGGCCTGAAGAAATAAACTGTCCCTTGGTATCGAGTATGCTCTTATTTATTGATCCAGTTTCACACACAGGTCTACCCAATACCCATATACTAAAATGAATTTTGCGTTATCCATGCAATAATCTAGCCTTCTTCGCAGCTACTGAACCCCACCAGATCTCATTTAATAACAGGAATATAACGACAAATTGGAAGTGAATCAAAGAGAAGATTGGCACTTGCAACTTTTCATGTTAAAAGCTGAGTTCTGTACAGAAGAAAATCATTAAGTCTATTAATAGATAATACATATCTGAGGGGCTTGTCCACAATGCCATGCTTCTACGCACAGCAAAGTTATCGTCTCCATCGTTGGATTAggctaaaaaattatttctgtcaACCCGGGCACGATCAAGTTGCTGTCCAAGTGGCCGCAGCATTGTAGCGAGTCACGGAAGAATCAACATGTCTTCTTAAACGTCAGATAGTGCGAAAAAATATACAAAGTTCCGCATCCGTGACAAGAACAATTATGCTCTCCAAGAAATATCTAAAGAAAAAGTTACAACCACATGACGGAACTGCAAAGGTCCACACCCGGGGCATATTATATATTGCTTATCCATCGTCCTTTTCACCTCGGACATGACGAAATAAAAAGCCTCATCAGGTTTCGTTACTGATCTCTTCACAACTTGAATCCTCCTCCTCTGCTCAATTTAAACCCCTGAACAGGTCAAACACAGGATTTCCCTCCAGTGCCAGCAAGAAGCCAATGAGCTCTCGCTGTCACCAAAGAGCTGACTGCTGGCAAGGCCTCTGAGAATATTTGAATGGGCATTAATCATATGTCTTGATCTTTTCCATCATATAACATCACCTGAGTTCATCAATTATCAGTTACAATATGCACTGAACACAGATGAAATGCTCCTCCACTTCACAATTGTTTAGACCTGCCATATCTTCTAGATGTGAAAGTGAGGCAAGGATCATCCGTGAATTACGGTACTTTAGCAATTCCACTTCCTTTGAGTTACACATCATAATCATCAGCCACATGAAACCATCAAAGTTTGTGAGTGAAAATGAGTTGACAAAGTAACAACAATCTCAAGCATTTAGACCTGCCCAGTTCTTGAAAGCAATCAGTGCCTCCATTTTTCTGTGGCttctctttcttaatttatttactttgatCTTCTTATGGTTCTCCATGAAAGCTTGCTTGTACCTCCACTTGTCCACAAAAATTTTCATCTCCTGAGATTTCTCCACAACTTGCATGACTGCATCAAAGTAACCACCTTTAACCAGAGCATAAAGGAATGCATCAACCAAACTGTGATCAAATTTAATCCCTTTCTCTATGTCAGCTGAAACAAACTTTCTTTTAATCTCATTCCACAGAAGCAAGACACTAAAGTATTTCTCCGCCGTTACATACCCATTAATGAGGGATAAATATGTTTGACCATTAGGTTCAAACTGCAAAAACACCATTCTTCTGAAAGTTCTCCTAGCATCTTCCAGTCTTCCAGCTTTACAAAAGGCGTGAATTATAGAATTCCAGTCGTGGGTACCCATTTCAATCCGAGGATCCTCAACAACCTCATCTAAGAAGGCCGCCATCAACTCTGGCCGGTGATTTTCCATTAAGCCTGTCATTATAGTCAAGTAACTCCCTTTCAACTCTCTGATTCTTGCATCTCTCATATCTCTGAACAGTGAAAAAGCCGACTGAAAATCTTGGCTCGACATAGATGCTTCTATCAGGGCATCATAGGTCTCCATATCCAATTGAAGCCCTGAACTACTAATGTCCGTGACCAACTGAGTAGCCTCAGCTGTTTTATGCTCTTTGCAGTAAGACTTGAGGATTGGCACATAAACCCCGAGCCCTGCAGAACCACCTTGAATGTTCATTTCATCAAGAATACTGTGTGCTTTATCTGACAGCCCAAGATTGATGCAAGCATTAACTATGCCATAACCAACCGAATGATCGGCCTCAGTTTCAACAGCCTCCAACTTTTGAGCTTCAATGATCAAACGTGCTAGTTCTTTGATACTACCATTCTTGAGAAAACCTTTAACTATTTCAGAGAAAGTTTCCTCACCAAATTTTGCATCCTCCGCACTGCTCTCTCCCAGACTCCGCAGTACAGTTCCCACAACAGATTCAAAGTTACCCACTTTAACATACCCGCTAATGAGATTACCGTAAAACACCCTTTTATTCGAAAGACCAAACCCACCCATCAAATTCTCCAACTCTGATATCTTTCCCTCAAGCCCCCTGAGGGCATACAAGTAAGCCAGAAACCCAAAGCTCGACTCATCCGGCCTAACACCCAAAACCGACATAGTCTCCACCACCTTTTCCGCATCAGCCACAGACTCGAGGTGCCGGCAGCACCCCTCCAATGCCGCATTACAAGCGGCCAAGTTGGGCCTCATAAAATCCAGCTTCTCATCCAAAGCGACCCTATAACTCTCCTCGAAAACCCGCAAAAACCCAACAAACTGACCATTCTCCCTACAAATCTCAACGAGCAGGTTGCCCCACAGCTCAAAGGGCATGAAGTACCTGTTCTTGAACATGCTCTTGACCAGAGCAAAGCCGGGGCCGCCGCCCCGGCCCCCTCATGGACTCCAGCAGCGCCGCGACGGTCCCGAACTCGACCAAACCGGGATCTTTCTCGATGAAGTAGACGGCGGAGGCGAAGGCCCTCTTGAGATTGTGGGTGTCGCCGAAAGAGGAGAGGTGGGCGACGAGGAGTTGGCGAGGGGCTTGCCGGGGAAGGAAGAGTGGGAGGTGAGGGCCTTGAAGGACTTCCAGGCGTCGTCGGTGCTGCTGGCGACGATGGACCTGTGGAGGGCGGACTCGAGGGCGGTTTTCAGTTCCTGGGTCAAGGcctgcggcggcgacggcggcggcggcggcggcggcggcgagggagaCGAAGGGGAGTCCTTGCGGCGGGAGAATAGGGAAGGTTGGAGGAAGGAATAGAGAGATGGGGTCTCGGCTTCagaagaggaggatgaggaggcgAGTCTGCGTTGCGGGCGATACAGATTCAGAGCTCTCTTCCACATCTTCCGTTCATTGAGAACGAGGCTGCCTCTCCTGCTTATGGTTTCCCTCTTGcgcctctcttctctctctcccggAGGAGTTGCAGAAAATGGCTAAGTACAGAATGGGCGAGGGGGAATCGCCGAGGCCCAAAATGCTATGTGCAGGAAAGCCACTGAAAAATCACAATCGATACTctaattaatatcataaaaaatcctagCTGTACGCCAATAATaactttatcataaattaattttttgatcacaaaagTCTTGAACTAATACATCGATAGTAAATTTATTCATTACAAATTATTTCaccacaaaaaactcaaaatcaatatatttgtaataaatttactctctattaattttcattaatcaatacTGAAGCCAAGATAAGCTTATCCTCTGAATAATCCGGTGTCAAATTAATGATAGGGGCAAATGTATTACAAATATTttgatttagggattttagaggttaaaaattaatttgatcaagtgtataaatttgagaattttttatgatactaATCATTATCGATATTATTTagttattatttcattttttaaaaattctattttcatagctctttcattttctattctcTCGTGGTCCCTACTGCTTATGACTGCTTATGGGACTGTGATCGAATCTGCTCGGAAAACTGGTAGATGAAAGGTCTGAGTCATGCCtcagaaaatataaatttctaGCTGAaactttttatctatttttctcAACATGCCAAtataaatttccaaataattcattataaataaatacAGATTTCAGTTTAATAGAGAAAATGATCTACTATCccataatattttgatatgtcAAATTACGAATAATAATGATAAGCTTTTCACAGATAATAGTTTATTTCATTCACTAGTAGGAGCTAAAATCGAAAGTAGATAATAATGACAATGTAATTTCTCCAATTAGCAGagacagagaagaaaaaaaaagtcgaatCTTTCGGAAGTACCCGAGGTTACGGAAACTGAAACCCAGCGGACACTCGAGAGCAGACGCACGTTGCACGTCCCGCTGAACTGACGACAAACGACGGCGAAGTGAACTGCGGTTTGACCGTCGTCTGTTCATGGAGGATTCAACTGCAAGGGAACTGATCCCGCCGTCGGACGGTAATTCCGGAGACGGGACTTTCATCTTGGAGGAATGGAATGGCTCGGCTTCTACAAAGCTTTCGAGAACCGCCGTCATCACTGCTGCTCCTTCTCTTTCCATACAGAGGTcgctccttttttctttttcttttttcctcctcctacAATTCAGACTCCATCGCTCGCATGTTAATCGCTCGGTCTCGGTGTTTAGCTGACCGGGgctgatttctttttttctttctcctgcAGATCGGGCAATCGATTCGGCCATGTCTGGAGACGTGTTCTTGAAGCATTTGTCCCTGAGGTTGCTGGCTATCGTGTTTTAGCTCTCTATGATTGTTGATTCTCTGTTTGTGTGCTTTTCGAATGATTGACTGTCTTGGGTTTGTTGTTTGTTGATCTCTCGTGCTAGTCTCTGAGgaaaaatttgatcttttttgtGTAAAGTTATGGAGTTTCTGACATTCCCTTGCGATTTTCATGGTGCTCTGGGTGAATGCAGGGTTTTCCTAGCAGCGTGACCCCTGACTATGTCCCTTTCCAAGCTTGGGATTCACTGCAGGTgcattgaatttttcaattaattggcGGGATCCAATCAATCTGATTGGCTCCATCAATCTGTTACTATAAGAATTAATTGCTTTGGTTCCCTCTGTAGGGCCTTTCGACATACATAAGGACCATGCTTTCCACTCAGGTGAGGCTTGCTTCACATCAAAGTGGTCTTACAATCTACCACTAATGCTATGCATCTGATTGCTTTGCGTTTTAATCACCTTCAAGGCTCTTCTGAGTGCCATCGGAGTCGGTGAAAAATCAGCGACAGTTCTAGGCGCGACATTCCAGGTACTGCTAGCGCTAACCACATGGATTCTTTTCCTCTGCTCAAGTTAACTGATGGCTAACTAGTTAACTATGTAATTTGTCACAGTGGTTTCTGAGGGATCTAACCGGCATGGTCGGAGGCATTTTATTCACATTCTACCAGGTATGCATTGATATCATCTGAATAATGTCAATTATTTATTCTTCAGTTAAATGGTCTTGCAGAGAGAATATGGTTCTTTCgggcacaaattttttttttttttttcctggctCTGGATGCGTGACTTGATATGTGCTCCCTCAGAAATGAGCTTTTTATTTGCATAGAATTCTTGATTATGTTAGAGCTGGTAAATTAAGCAGTTGAGATGCTGCATACTCAGGGTTCAAATTTGGATAGCAATGCCAAAATGTGGCGCTTGGTTGCTGACTTCATGAATGATCTTGGTATGTTTCGTTATTTCTATCTCAACTTGAGCTTACTTCATACCTTCCATGGCTCTAACTTACCTTTCATCTATTGTCTATCTTCAACTTCACTGATATAATTCTAATACGCTAATGTAGGAAATTCATGTAGAGAATTTTTAGATTCGATGGGCTCTTTGCCTGTGACTATTATATGCTGTTGGTCcgttatctctctctctctctctctctcacacacacacacacacacacacacacagatatGTTCTTACACATGTATCCTTTTTACTATACCTTTTAGCTCAATTATCATGCCAACATATGAAGAACATACTTCAAAACTTTTATTGGGCTTTTACTGCCAtgtaaatcttttgatttctgCTAAGACTCCTGGTTGCTAATTAGTGTGTAACTTATAAGAGAAAGATCGATCATTTGACACACTTATGTTTAACCACCAAAGAACAAGATATCTTACTCATTTTAACTAATAATATACTGCCTCGGTCAGTTTAACAGGGTTTACCTTCTTTCCTTTACTTCTATGTTGTTGTTTGATTGCATATAAAACTACAGTGATAGAATTACTTGTCTACTGCTATCATGACAAGAGGTTACACACCATTAAGGGAGGAGAGATgttttttttggaagatatttggAGAAGGAAAAATGGTCACTAGATGCTGTAATGTTGGTTGCAGGGATGTTGATGGATCTTGTCTCCCCATTGTATCCTTCAGCATTCGTTTTCGTCGTTTGCTTAGGAAGCCTTTCAAGATCTTTCAGTAAGTACTTTGTTGCTTCAACAACGTCAATTATTGACATCTCGATTAGATAAAACCTTCAAATCTGTTAGTCAAACTATATTACTTGATCATTATGAATTTCtgtgagataattttttttttttttttttggtaaagatttcTGTGAGATAAGTTCTTTTTGGCCATGTGACATAAGCTACTGAGACTGCTGGTTTTGATGCAACACTAGCTATCCATGAGACTGTAAAATGAGTTATTGCTCACCAAGTTATCAATTTTGCTTTCCCTCTTTTGGGGGGATATAATATGGCAGTTAGAATGTCTAGTTGCAGAACAATGGGATAGTATCGTACTGATGAGCAtattccacatttttccttattagctGGTGTTGCTAGTGGAGCAACTAGAGCTGCTTTGACTCAGCATTTTGCCCTTCAGAATAATGCAGCGGATATATCTGCAAAGGTACTGTAAGGCTATTAGGTATGCTGCTACACTATTGTATGCCATTTCCATGTGCTAATGTCATTTACTAAGCAATGTGTTGGGTGTGTGTCCATACAGGAGGGAAGTCAGGAGACTCTTGCTACAATGATTGGCATGGCATTGGGGATGCTTCTTGCACGCGTGACAATTGGTCATCCTCTATTTAtatggttttcttttctctcgctTACCATTTTCCACATGTATGGTAAGTTCACTTGCTTTTCTCCATCATCTGTCACTCACATTTCTTGTTTCCCTCAGCAAAGTGTTTCTGCATTTGAATAAGAAAACCAGAATCAGTTTAGTTTTAGTACTACCAAGGAGCTTAATCTAAATCTCTGTGTCAACACAGTATcggatgatgttgatgatagcAACTCTCATTTATACAGCAGAACATGGATTTGGAAAGATATGCACAATAATTGGGCTGATCAAACGAAAGTTCTCTGTTGGCATGTAAACAACTTTTGGTGCCAATTCTGCTGGCAGAACTAAAAGGGGCAGTGATTTTGTCCAGTTTCTAGAAAATCTATGTCTAGTCATACAAGTGGTTCTTATTAATTTGTGAAGCTCTACCATTGTTCTAGATCTAtgaaaaatcactttttttttctatcagaGAATTCTAAGACATAAATACCATGACTTCTGTAACTTGACCATTTAATTTAAACAGCAAAGTTAACCTGtgaggttctctctctctctctctctctctctctctctcactaatCCGGCAGTACAACTTTTATTGTCCTTATGCTCAGCAAATTACAAGGCTGTTCAGTGCCTTGCACTGACTTCATTAAATGTTGAAAGGAGTTCAATCGTTTTGAAGCATTTTATGGAAACTGGACAAGGTAATGTCACTGTAAGTGCTATGATTGTGTTTAAATTATATGGAGACATTTGATTTGCCTGCATATCATTTTCTTCACCTTAGATTCCTTGATTTTGAATAGTCTTCCTGCCTTTGAGTTTAACATGATAGTATTAATACTGgcagtttttttctctttatggATTATATTCTCTTTCTCCCTTCAAAGAGGATTTTTAATTCTTTGTGTAAATTTGTGGCAGTCCTCTCCCCAGCACAGGTTTCCAAACTGGAGCATATTTTGCCTACCAGGATATCTTCATGGGGCTCGAAGAAAGTGAAGTCGTGCATACACGAATAAAACTGGGTGTGAGAGTCTCTTCTCTTAAGCAGCAGGAGATGTGAGTATGGATTGATTAGTGGAACTTATAGAAGTAAACTTAGTAATTAAACCCAAACCTAGGTAGAGATCTCTTCCAAGTTTTGGAGATGATCAACTCTGA
The nucleotide sequence above comes from Eucalyptus grandis isolate ANBG69807.140 chromosome 2, ASM1654582v1, whole genome shotgun sequence. Encoded proteins:
- the LOC104433379 gene encoding LOW QUALITY PROTEIN: pentatricopeptide repeat-containing protein At1g69290 (The sequence of the model RefSeq protein was modified relative to this genomic sequence to represent the inferred CDS: inserted 3 bases in 2 codons); translation: MWKRALNLYRPQRRLASSSSSSEAETPSLYSFLQPSLFSRRKDSPSSPSPPPPPPPPSPPQALTQELKTALESALHRSIVASSTDDAWKSFKALTSHSSFPGKPLANXLVAHLSSFGDTHNLKRAFASAVYFIEKDPGLVEFGTVAALLESMRXGRGGGPGFALVKSMFKNRYFMPFELWGNLLVEICRENGQFVGFLRVFEESYRVALDEKLDFMRPNLAACNAALEGCCRHLESVADAEKVVETMSVLGVRPDESSFGFLAYLYALRGLEGKISELENLMGGFGLSNKRVFYGNLISGYVKVGNFESVVGTVLRSLGESSAEDAKFGEETFSEIVKGFLKNGSIKELARLIIEAQKLEAVETEADHSVGYGIVNACINLGLSDKAHSILDEMNIQGGSAGLGVYVPILKSYCKEHKTAEATQLVTDISSSGLQLDMETYDALIEASMSSQDFQSAFSLFRDMRDARIRELKGSYLTIMTGLMENHRPELMAAFLDEVVEDPRIEMGTHDWNSIIHAFCKAGRLEDARRTFRRMVFLQFEPNGQTYLSLINGYVTAEKYFSVLLLWNEIKRKFVSADIEKGIKFDHSLVDAFLYALVKGGYFDAVMQVVEKSQEMKIFVDKWRYKQAFMENHKKIKVNKLRKRSHRKMEALIAFKNWAGLNA
- the LOC104433380 gene encoding LOW QUALITY PROTEIN: protein root UVB sensitive 3 (The sequence of the model RefSeq protein was modified relative to this genomic sequence to represent the inferred CDS: inserted 1 base in 1 codon), whose protein sequence is MEDSTARELIPPSDGNSGDGTFILEEWNGSASTKLSRTAVITAAPSLSIQRSGNRFGHVWRRVLEAFVPEGFPSSVTPDYVPFQAWDSLQGLSTYIRTMLSTQALLSAIGVGEKSATVLGATFQWFLRDLTGMVGGILFTFYQGSNLDSNAKMWRLVADFMNDLGMLMDLVSPLYPSAFVFVVCLGSLSRSFTGVASGATRAALTQHFALQNNAADISAKEGSQETLATMIGMALGMLLARVTIGHPLFIWFSFLSLTIFHMYANYKAVQCLALTSLNVERSSIVLKHFMETGQVLSPAQVSKLEHILPTRISSWGSXESEVVHTRIKLGVRVSSLKQQEMMILLRTAESHHCKGKYLIVERNKDISIVMHKNATAADVLQSFIHALVEAYQLKDDSAHSESQTWMDKNYEVFLLKLKSLGWKTERLLTPSIIWRADWIYSSLDKKTS